In a single window of the Niabella ginsenosidivorans genome:
- a CDS encoding TolC family protein, translating into MEIIVMKIKPALFFIPLLMVSFASAQQNQLDNYIDSALAHNIVIQQKNISLQKAVLGLAIAKSYYMPSVAFEAGYQTADGGRQIQLPIGDLLNGVYGTLNQLTGSNRFPQLENQVINFLPSNFYDAKIHAVMPVIDAEIGYRKKITDQQIALSALDIAVYKRTLIRDVKTAYYNYLAATAAIQIHAQSLVLAEEGKRVNQSLLDNGKGLPAYVMRSESEVEQAKAQLSTARQQANNAKIYFNFLLNRPQQSLIDSNFNAMEQLSAVIPLLTREEDGAKREELVASKQLVAIHKTTVQLNRSAFYPKLNSFLDVGSQSENWKFNSESRYYMLGLQLAVPIFLGNRTKNQVRQAQLDMDQAKLNVAQTQQQLSMAAKAAQNNLLAAWETLQSTKKQLEAAAAYQRLIDRGYRAGVNTFLETIDARNQFAQARIAENIQEYKVLSAAADFEREAAIEPLKK; encoded by the coding sequence ATGGAAATAATTGTTATGAAAATAAAACCTGCCCTGTTTTTTATACCGCTGCTAATGGTCAGCTTTGCTTCGGCACAACAGAATCAGCTGGATAACTATATTGACAGTGCACTGGCCCATAATATAGTAATACAACAAAAAAATATCAGTCTTCAAAAAGCGGTACTTGGCTTAGCCATTGCCAAAAGCTACTATATGCCTTCCGTTGCTTTTGAGGCGGGTTACCAAACGGCTGATGGCGGACGACAGATTCAATTGCCGATCGGTGACCTGTTAAATGGGGTTTACGGAACGCTGAATCAGTTAACCGGCAGCAACCGCTTTCCGCAACTGGAAAATCAGGTGATCAACTTTTTGCCCTCGAATTTTTATGATGCAAAAATTCATGCAGTTATGCCTGTGATTGATGCTGAAATAGGTTACAGGAAAAAAATCACTGATCAGCAAATTGCATTAAGTGCACTGGATATTGCTGTTTACAAAAGAACGCTGATCCGGGATGTAAAGACCGCATATTATAACTATTTAGCGGCAACAGCTGCCATTCAGATCCATGCTCAATCGTTAGTATTGGCGGAAGAAGGAAAACGGGTGAATCAAAGCCTGCTGGATAACGGAAAAGGGTTGCCCGCTTATGTGATGCGCTCTGAAAGCGAAGTGGAGCAGGCAAAGGCACAGCTCAGCACTGCCCGGCAGCAGGCAAATAATGCAAAGATTTATTTTAATTTTTTACTGAACCGGCCGCAACAGAGCCTTATCGATTCGAACTTCAACGCAATGGAACAGTTGTCTGCTGTGATACCATTGCTGACCCGGGAGGAAGATGGAGCAAAGCGGGAAGAGCTTGTGGCTTCCAAACAACTGGTTGCGATCCATAAAACCACCGTACAGTTAAACAGGAGCGCATTCTATCCTAAACTAAACAGCTTTTTAGATGTGGGGTCTCAGTCTGAGAACTGGAAGTTTAATTCAGAATCACGCTACTACATGTTAGGGCTGCAATTAGCGGTTCCTATTTTTCTGGGCAACCGGACAAAAAATCAGGTCAGACAGGCACAACTGGATATGGATCAGGCAAAACTAAATGTAGCGCAAACTCAACAGCAACTGAGCATGGCAGCAAAAGCAGCGCAGAATAATTTACTTGCTGCCTGGGAAACATTACAGTCAACAAAAAAACAGCTTGAAGCGGCAGCGGCGTATCAACGGCTGATTGACCGCGGGTACAGGGCGGGGGTCAACACTTTTCTGGAAACCATTGATGCGCGCAACCAGTTTGCCCAGGCGCGCATTGCAGAAAACATTCAGGAATATAAAGTATTGTCGGCAGCTGCTGATTTTGAAAGAGAAGCTGCAATTGAACCATTAAAAAAATAA
- a CDS encoding TetR/AcrR family transcriptional regulator, translating into MKEKRSKYKMDLRRAIQDAAKELFLKEGFEATSIRKIAAKIGFSPTTIYLYYKDKAEIAYELHSEGFRLLNLKFEVLRLIRDPFERLKLMGRIYIQFSLDKPDFYELMFVLKEPILHLVNDNEIEHWGEGQAAMDGLKQNIKECQEAGYFSKMDTATTALVVWSTVHGLCSLKLHGHLDHVCSEEEGLQQLENPMEAIYETFIQMLEQIK; encoded by the coding sequence ATGAAAGAAAAAAGATCAAAATATAAAATGGATCTGAGAAGAGCGATCCAGGATGCAGCAAAGGAACTTTTTTTAAAGGAGGGTTTTGAAGCCACCTCGATCAGGAAAATTGCTGCTAAAATAGGATTCAGCCCTACAACCATTTACCTGTATTATAAAGATAAGGCAGAGATAGCCTATGAGCTCCATTCTGAAGGATTCCGGCTGCTGAATCTGAAGTTTGAGGTACTGCGGCTGATCAGGGACCCTTTTGAACGGCTGAAACTGATGGGGCGGATCTATATACAGTTCTCGCTGGATAAGCCTGACTTCTATGAGCTGATGTTTGTTTTAAAAGAGCCGATCCTGCACCTGGTAAATGACAATGAAATTGAGCATTGGGGCGAGGGGCAGGCAGCAATGGACGGTTTAAAGCAAAATATCAAAGAATGCCAGGAAGCAGGGTATTTTTCAAAAATGGACACAGCCACAACGGCCCTGGTGGTCTGGAGTACAGTGCATGGTCTCTGCTCGCTGAAATTGCATGGTCATTTAGATCATGTTTGTTCGGAAGAAGAGGGCCTACAGCAACTGGAAAACCCGATGGAAGCCATCTATGAAACATTTATACAGATGCTGGAACAGATCAAATAA
- a CDS encoding fumarylacetoacetate hydrolase family protein: MKLIRYRQAGAIKTGVIIDAVKYDTSGFGEDYNEAFFENNGLERLQQYIAGHKNSLQKIGDEVRLDAPVARPSKIICIGLNYADHAKETNATVPAEPVIFMKASTSWQGPDDDIMIPRGSEKTDWEVELAVVIGKKASYVEEAEAMDYAAGYLLLNDVSERAFQIERGGTWDKGKGCDTFSPAGPFLATKDEIADVDNLRLWLKVNGKIMQDGTTANLIFKLPYIISYVSQFMTLLPGDVISTGTPAGVGLGMSPQVYLKPGDVVELGIDGLGSSRQRVVAFNRQ, from the coding sequence ATGAAATTAATCAGGTACAGACAGGCAGGGGCTATTAAAACAGGGGTTATCATTGATGCTGTAAAATATGACACCTCCGGTTTTGGTGAAGATTATAACGAAGCTTTTTTTGAAAATAACGGGCTGGAACGGCTGCAGCAATATATAGCCGGACATAAGAACAGCCTGCAGAAAATAGGAGATGAGGTACGATTGGATGCTCCTGTGGCCCGTCCGTCAAAAATTATCTGCATCGGCCTCAATTACGCCGATCATGCAAAAGAGACCAACGCCACTGTGCCTGCGGAACCGGTTATTTTTATGAAGGCAAGTACCTCCTGGCAGGGACCTGATGATGATATCATGATCCCGCGCGGCTCCGAAAAAACAGACTGGGAGGTAGAGCTGGCCGTAGTGATCGGGAAAAAGGCAAGCTATGTGGAGGAAGCGGAAGCAATGGACTATGCTGCGGGTTATTTATTGCTGAATGATGTAAGTGAGCGGGCCTTCCAGATTGAGCGTGGGGGTACCTGGGATAAGGGAAAGGGTTGCGATACATTTTCGCCGGCGGGACCGTTTCTTGCAACAAAAGATGAAATTGCGGATGTGGATAATCTGAGGCTTTGGCTAAAAGTGAACGGAAAAATCATGCAGGATGGAACCACTGCCAACCTGATCTTTAAACTGCCATATATCATTTCCTATGTAAGCCAGTTTATGACCCTGCTTCCCGGGGATGTTATTTCTACAGGCACTCCTGCAGGTGTGGGGCTGGGCATGAGCCCCCAGGTTTATTTAAAACCGGGTGATGTTGTGGAACTGGGCATTGACGGATTGGGGAGCTCCCGGCAGCGTGTGGTTGCTTTTAACAGGCAGTAA